The genomic window TTGTCATGTCCCCAGCAGGGTCAGGTAGCAGTGTGTTAACCCCCCATGGTGTACAGGATCTCAAACTCCACTAAAAGGCTAAGGAGGGACCGTCCCCCCAGTGGTCCTTGTCACCGGAAGGCGGTGCTGGTGATGacgacccagctggagcttcgcctataccagccctcgttcccctcaggttgagcccttgggtaccggggctggcaggtcttaggaaCGGGTCTCCTCAGGGAAGTGGAATCCAGCGGCAGGCTGAGGTGGTGTTGggaatccgggtcgaggcaggtagcaacAGTGCAAAACGgagagccaaactggagattaggggcaggcagcagacgagcgGAGACGAGGTaccaagccaaaggtcaggacgggcagcagacaagcagagatgaggaaccaagccgaagtcagaatcaggagatcaagctgagggaacggaagcaggaacGAGGAAGggcatggagtcaggaacactGGATCAGGATCAGCAACTACGCACTCCAAAGGagaaggacctgttgccaaggcaaggaactgaggACTGAGCCAGGGTTAaaatacccctcagtcctgacATCATCTTCAGGGGCCGGGCCGTCGTTTCCtaccgcagcccctttaagagtcgGGCTGACGAGCATGCGAAGGGAAGGTCAGCAGTGTCCAGAGCCACATGGAGGCCATGCTGTCGGCCGGCTCAGGACCGGAGCCCGCCGCGCCGAACACCGGGGAGCCTGCCAAGCGTCAGGGCAGGTAGGGGGGACCATCCGCGTGTTGCTATGGCCAGGAATCCCAACATGAACCACTGACAGAGCTGTATAAATTGTGAACATATACATTTAGGATTTGTTAGGCCTTTTAGCTTCTCTTTTCTGCTAAGCTCTCTGTCTTCTTTGGACAACTAAATCAATTAATTTGTGTGCTAGTGATGTATCTCTGAGACCCTCAGGAAGTCTGCATTACTGAGCTACTTACAGGTCACATTCTGCTAACCTTTTTGAGCCGACACCTGGCATAGTCCCCTCTGTCCTAGGACTGGAATGCATGGTAAAGGAAAGGGTGCACAGCATGATGTATGGCTGAGTATTTGCGGGAAAAATCAGACAAACTAGGTATTCTATATAAACCACCTCAGAAAACGAATGTCTCAATACTGGTGGAAACGCAAGACATTCATGACATGCCAGTGTTCCAGCGCTGAACTAAGTTCTGACTGTTCAACTGCTGAGATTCATGAGATAACCTTAGGGAAGTGAGCAGATTTAGTTTCACATTGTAAAGATGtacatatatgtatacatatttttttttcctggttttgaTTCACTTATTCTACGCATATGCTTTCTTGTACCTTATCTTCTTCTACtgcattttaaattttcctttaattatccAGATGATAAAGGGCATCGATGGGTATTTCTGGTTCCCAACAGTGCTCCTCACAGAGCATTTGGTGCTCCCCATCAACCACTTGTGAGGCAGGCCACATGTTACAGACAGGAGTCAATTCACACAGACACCAGATCAATCACTATAGAGAAGATCAAATTGGCATCTCCAtgggggagcaattttcagaacAATGATCAGACACTTCAAAACTAATCTAGTAAGGACTCAAACACCTAGGTTTCTTAACTCATTATGAGCTATAAAATGATACTGCCTGGTCCCTTTCTGATCACTCATCAACATCATCTAACCGCCAACTACCCTATGCACTATCATTGGAATGATTCACTCATATTTTCTGGTTAATAACATCTTTTACTCATTCTGGAGTATAAGATCCCAAAtgctaatcaagaaatgtattaagttagtccatcATATCaccttatttgtttttatttctatttgttaacttttatttccaaACTATTTGATAGCTAGTAGCAAAGATGGTTGCACTAAGCACAGAAGAGTTTGCAAGGGCTCCTTCCTGCTGCCTCTGATGCTCTCTTATCAGTATATTCTCATCTGCTTTAATATTTTGAAGTCTTACTTCCAAGAAAGCTCATTTTGGAGATGTGGAAGGTATACAGGTGCATTCTGATGTAGGATAAATGCATAACGTATGTGCATGCACAGTTAATTTGGTGCAAGTGTTTCACAGGATAATCATGCATCTTATTCTGGGCTTTTAATGTTAAATATAAGATAGTAAATGATGGacgataaagaccaaaatggtccatcattcacattaaaaaatgatgaaagtCTCACTTCATGTCTCTCATGCGTGATCAGGCTACACTGATTTCTGGGAATAAAAGCTGCAGAGTCCTTCTCCCACACCAGTAAATCACAAACACACATGTGCGTTTGTATAGAATGAACTttgtcttccttcctccctcatgcCAGTAACAGCCCTGGTCTGGTCCAGTCTGCTAAGTTACAATTGTACAAACTTCCCCAGAACATACTTGGTCATTTCTTGCGAcagctggaggaaaggagaagaaatAGCCAGCCTGCACACCTTCCAGGGCTGCGGAGAGCCTGCCAGCAAAGTTATGAAGCAGAACGTTCTGGACACCTGGAATAAAGACACAAGCAAACAGGCTGTAGGCTGCACCTTCCTAATTAAATATCCTCACACACGTCTGACAAGCTTGCCAGTCCCGACAGCTCAGGACGAGGTTACCCATATGTACAAGCCATTTACTGGCTGCATGAAATCTATCCTGTATTAAAAAGTCGTTCCACTTGCCCGAGTCAGAACTATGAGTTTTATCGTTCTCTTGTTTGCATTAAGCCTGCTTACAATTGTATTCACtatttctaaaaaacaaaacaaaacatggcgaGTGCTGTATTTCTGTTACACCTGCTTACACGTAATTTAGGCAAAACACAAACCAAAGTGGTCAGTGCAAGCCTGGAAGAACGTCTGAGATGAAATCCCAattccaggcaaaaaaaaaaccaaacaatagtGCTAGGCAGCTATCTTACCCTGCTCCTTAAGGAAAGAGAtcgtctgtctcccagcagaacGGGAATGGACGTTCCTGCAAAATGCAAACATACACTCCACTAAAGCAGACAGGTCTCACTTAtttctgctgccattttaaatattatttttgtattatgcaagagaagccaaaaaaaaaaataataataatagctcCGGCTTCTCAGTCGGTGACAAATATTTAAACAGAGAAAGAAACTTCCCTGACAATAACTTAATTTATTCATCTGCAAACATACCCACATAAAAGAAGAAGAACGGGGAAACCTGTGTGGCAACAATGCAGATTCATGGCGAAAAAGTCATTCCATCATGAAAGACCCTGTGGCAGCAGATGGACAAAGCTCAGGAGAGTCAATGCAGCCAGGATCTGTCTGAAGACAGTTCTTTTGTGTCATCAGATTTAAAAGCTCCATGTTCATTttgtaataagtaaataaataagcaagctaaAACAGGATTCCCTGCATTACAGGGTCAAAATCTTAGCACCCAAAGTTACAGGCCGCCTCGGGCTTTGGACTCACACAGGCAGACCGAATCGTTTTGCTGCGTCCAGCTGCatcctgaaaactctcttctgcTCTTCCCGTTCCTGCCACGTGGAGGCCAGCCAAGGTGTGAAGTCTAGGCCGATCTGCGAAGAGGAGCAGGCAGAGGATCAGGGCTGGCCGAAAGCTGCATGCTTTATCGCCTCCGGCCATAGAGGCCCAGGTTTATGCACAGGCAACTGCTTAGGgcgccaaattttgaaggcgccAAATTCCCAAGCCTAAGAGAAGCCTTCTttccagggccggtgcttccattgggcaaactaggcggttgcctagagcACCATAACTTTGGGGAGGCCGCAGAATCCCACCAGCACAGGGCAGAGGAGTGCTATGCaagagccaatactgccaaagaaaggtgtcctgtgctggagctgccaccaactgggggaaggggttagggcaccaaatactcttgcaccaaccCTGCTTCTCTCACTTATTTTAGGGCCATGCCCCACTGCGACTTCAAAAAGGCACCACCATGGCACGCTGGTCGAACAACCCTCCCCTGCTTTGTAATCTCTGGTGGTAACATCTCCGAGCTCCTAGGAAGGAACCCTGCCCTCATcctatgggcaccaaaatcttaaatccaggcctgcaaCCACCAACATGCAAAAGCTCCAATGCAGCCTTGCAAAGTAGCTGGTGAAAAGGTCAGCCGCATGGCGAGGGCTCTCCTAGAACTGGAATCCTAGCCAGGAGGAGGGAGAGCTTGTTAAATTATTCCCTACAGAATTACTGCATGCATGCATGACACGGCTTCCCTCCTTTCACCTGCAGTAACATTTAGGGGTTAAGAAAAGGAATTATCCAGCCATGGAAATGAGCATTCCCCCATCCCCACCAGATCCTTTAGTACATTTGGCCCTTAATTCTATTAGAGGATCCTATCTAGACAGCCCGTGGTGCTCATAACATGGCAGATTGGCACAGGAGGAATGTCGGGGACGGTTATGCTGCACTTTGAGAAGAGAAGCTTCTCAGCAGAGTCTCCTGGGCGTCCCtggctattttattttaaagtgcaATTTTGCTCTGCCCTGGTCTTGAAAATGACAAAAGAGAGAGCGTCCAGGAAGCAGAGTGCAGGGCGGGGGCtggaattattttcttttttaaatagttgccaaaaggaaaattatAGGGTCATTCTCTATTGTGCGATGTGCCAGTATCGCGTGCAGTAGGGCTTTTTCGCATGGGATACTGGCGCATCACGGCggtaatattaaaattaggggaaggggcgggtggggtttgggcggagttatctcccggcagcaccgcgggaaaaaactacacctttttctgtggcgctatgggggctaTAGTGTGCAGTGcatatatagcagaatgatgaatctaggggtatgttTGGTGGCAAATATACAGAAACTGAGCCCAGAAAAGTCACAGGGCCCACAGATCCACGTGTCCCATAAACAAACGCGTACATGCGGGACCCCACAGAAGGTATTTCAAAAAACGTTTACAGCGTTTAAAAAGAGACACACACACCTGTTCTCTGAAGGCAAAGGGAATGCAAGCTCCAGCCAGGGGATCTTTTAAGGGTCCTCAAGGTCCAGTTAGCGATATGTAAGGTTAAAAGGAAGATCCTCCTGTGCTGGCCTCTTTGTCCAGGATTTATACTCATCACTGTCCTCGGGAACATTATGTACAGAAGAACAGGCTGATGGCCGGAACTAATAGCTGCCTCTCTTTACCAGAACTGTGCTGATATTCCCTGCTCTACACTCATGAGCTGCAGGTTCCATTTGTTCTCCCTTGTACATCAGATGGAAAAGAGTTTGTCTTTTACAAAGAAACTGCCTATCTCTTTGTCCCGAACAACCTACCTACACATGGTGAGTTTTAATATTCACCTCCcgtcacttacaacatgtactgCTAGctcattactattattattattatttttcactGCAGCTCCCCAGCAATTCACATGAACCGCCATATTCAGAAGGATATCAAATAATAGGATTTCACTGGGTCAGTGGGGTGAGGTCATTAGTAAAATGTTTTCCACATTCTCACTATAAAAATTGTTTCAACTCCTTCTGGCTGGTTCACGCAGTGGAAATGATGTTATCTGTAACACCATCACCAACTGGACCAATCTGATACGGCGATTGCCTTCTTGGTAGATCCCAAATTTTATGGGAAATTGCATCAAGAATCTCAACGAGAAcaacacatacagaaaaaaaaaacaaaaaacggttGAATTTGAATAAGTTTACGACCAGTGAGCAGCAGTGTAAGCATCGGGGTTTTCAACTTTAGCTCCTGATTATTGGTGCATTCTTCATAAacaaacattcataattcaatcacctataatcaaacaaaaaaaaaaaaaagctaaacatCTTTCAGGTCCAGGGATGAAGGGAAAGCTGCTATTTGGAAGTGTGATATCCCAAAGCTAAcagcaggcaaggcaagtctGAAGGTTTCCAACAAAAGCAGAGATGAACGCCTTCTGCCTGAGTTGTccaccttccctttgggttgagctcTCAAGTACTGTTGGCCGGCAGGACTTGAACAGGACTAGGCAGGAACCCAAGGGAGTACTGGAATTCAGGACAATACAGGACTTGATCAGAAGGAAACATACCTACTAGGACCAAAACCTGGAGATGCAAAGGACCACTACAGGAGGAATGGATTGACAAAATAGATGCTGGGGTAGCAAGGATTACAACAGAAAAGTCAGAAAACATAAAGGCAAAGATTGGAAAAACAAAGGCAAGCAGAAAGCCTGTCATCAAGCACAGCAAGACAATCAGGAAGCAAGACTCCAACAATGAGGATCAACATGGGATCAATCTCTGGCTACCTGCAGACTGGAAGCCTGGAAATATGTGTGTGTCCAGACAGGAACAAGATGGCCACCTACAGGAAGTGGGAGTCAGAGAGCTAACCCGGGAGGACTAATCAGGGCCTTACAGAGGCTCTTCTTCTGTTGAGGCCTCACATTACTACTGTGGTAGATCTGGTCAGCCAGCAGTCAGGGTGAGGGTACACACCTCCAACCCTCGGGTTGTCCAaaacagagagatcagagctttcTTTTAATGCAAGTTATATAGCAATTAGAAAACAGagcttttaataattttaaaatatcacTTTCAAAAGGATTACTTCCAGCAAGCCACCTGTTTTTCTACACACTGTGATCTTAGTGACACTGAAGCTCTTTAAAGCCAACACTCAGAGAGAGGAATAAACGAGCTTATTAAGCTGAAATGTCAGTGAAGTAGTGAACTCACCATCTCCGATGATATCTGAGATAGATACAACAGACGTCTGACTGAGGAATGGTCTGGACATTAGCAAACTGTTACTTCTGGTTGCCATATGGATTGTTTGCAAGCTGCGAAATCTTGCATTGGACTAACATCAAAATTAACCAAAGACGTGTCTCAAAATCTCTGCAACAGCATCACTAAGTCTAGCTATTCAATTTTAGGAGGATAATGTGTTTTTGTGGCAGGCTGCTGTGTGGCAGTGTGTTTACCCAGAACATCAAGgggaaaaaaactttaaaataattgatagaaatacagttttttttttccatccatgTCTTTAACCAGGGTAGAATGTTTATTGATGAAAAAGAGAAGGGATTTCACCTCTCCAATGGCCACTAGTTTGTCTTTAAACTTCTCAAACACTGGTAAGACCGGCTCCAGATCCTGTAAGACATTATACACAGCTCAGGTCAGTGGATAAAGTATAATTATTTGGTTCGGAGGAGCTAAAATAACATGGTAAGTTAGCAAGCAAACCTACTGTATAAATATTACAGGAAAGTCATGGGGAGCTGTCATTGCACGCTTCCCTATTGCTAACCCAAAATAAACACCCGCCAGCCTGAAATGCTACATTAGAGCAGCTTTCAGGGAGAAAGCCCTCTaacatcagatttttttttcccccctgtgaTTTGGGTGCAGGGCTTGAGGGCATCTTGCCTCCGGTTGCTCTGAAACCCCCGCCCCCACGGAGCCCAGCGGAGGTGCAGTGGTGGCGAGTGGCTCCCCGACAGGCTCAAGGAAAATAATTCAAAAAGTTCTTCTTTTTAGGGTACAGAGTGTTAGGTCTAAGGAAAGGACATCTTTGTGGAACATTTTAAACCCGGCCTTTTCAGTCCATCGAAAGCCTCTTTAAGATGAACAGGGGGGcagcaggggaggaggaatcAGATAAGGCGACATGTggaggaagaggggagtgagaggcAAAGAGGAGAAAGGGGGGGCAGTGGGAAGGAGGAGAGCTAGACCATTTACTATAACAAGCACAGCTGTTGCTCGCCTTTTACGTAGCTTTCCTCTTGTTATTGCTACAGGTAAGTGGGAAGAGACATTGCCATTGGGGCCAGCGCAATATACTGTGCATTAAAACTGGGAGCTGAAATTCCATGCACAGTTTTTTAatgcacatgcaaaaaaaaaaatgtaactcaaTGAAGAAAGCTTTTGGTTTTCTAATGCACtgggaggttaaaaaaaaaagaagctaacCCAAACATGTGTGCAGAAGACCTGTTTAGTgtaatatatgattttttttgtgcacaaaatatgCTTTCTGCAGTGTCCTTTGTGCATAaagtatgatttatgcacacaaaacacaaTCCATATTCTCTACACCTAAAACCTGCTTTCTGCCCATAAAACTTGATTTGTGCACAAACTGCATAAAATCCAAGCACAGAACCCCTGCACCACAAACTCTGGGTTCAGCCACATTGACTAACATTAGCCTAAGTAACTTTAGACCAGCTCTGGCCAGAAATTACATCTACAACATTGAGACATCATGAATTAAGCCTACACGCCTCTCTGTAGGGATAATACCTTCATTAAGATGGGGTTTAATGGAGAAGCACTAATTTGCACAAGTTTGTGCACACATTGTTTGCATGCAAAACTTCTTCCTGCATCGCGAGGAAAGTCTGCACAGAAAACTGTGTGCACAGTAGTGAGTAAAACCGTGCGCACAGCCCAGTGCACCTCGTTACATTGGGCCCTGTGTAAGGGTTGCTGTAAGAAAGCTTAGCAAATAGCTCGGCAAAGCCTCGAAAAACAACAGTAAACATTTCCAAACCCAGCAGGGCGTGCTCTGGTGGGATCCCTTACCTGCAGGCTCACACTGTGATGTCCCTGTTCAGTGCTCTGAACCGGGTGAATCCCGAAGCACGGCATGACAAAGTCTGCGTACCTTTGAACACAATAAAGAGAGGAGCGATGCTAGTTTCACTCAGCCAGGCACCAGGGTGTCCCATCCTCTTATGGTGCGTAAAGTGTGCTTTGGTGCAGGGAACTGATCCGCTGTGTGACTAACAGCAGTGGTGTGTGCTTCTCTCAGCTACAGCTACCTGTACACAACGTCGGGATTGCTTGTTCAAAAGCAGAAGCACAGTCAGCTGTGTCTCTTATGTTTAAGACACCTTGGGTCCGATTCATTGACAGGTTCAGAACGGAAGAACATCTTTGATAAACCCATCCCATCAGTCTGTAGGCAGAAGAAAGAACAGGGCCAGGAGACGGCAGCAAGCACATTGTTAAGAGAGGGCATTCCCGTGTCCTTCCTCTCCCCAGGCTAGGGGATGTTTCACAATATTTTTTGGCCTGAATTCGGAGGGGCACTGGCTGGGGTTAGCCTGGCTCGGTATCA from Rhinatrema bivittatum chromosome 3, aRhiBiv1.1, whole genome shotgun sequence includes these protein-coding regions:
- the LOC115086842 gene encoding putative deoxyribonuclease tatdn3-A isoform X3, translated to MASGFIDCHCHMTAAEFLQDVDAIIEKSRQAGVKALVSVTEHANEFERLIHLSERYADFVMPCFGIHPVQSTEQGHHSVSLQDLEPVLPVFEKFKDKLVAIGEIGLDFTPWLASTWQEREEQKRVFRMQLDAAKRFGLPVNVHSRSAGRQTISFLKEQGVQNVLLHNFAGRLSAALEGVQAGYFFSFPPAVARNDQRVKLIQHIPLENICLETDSPSLGPNLQERNVPENIRISCQYIASVKGLSPQTVCDVTANNALRLFPRVSQKLKE
- the LOC115086842 gene encoding putative deoxyribonuclease tatdn3-A isoform X4, which codes for MKLMPSLPAMGQEPNARLPKYIQDLFVNWCVVGYVCRCKNLCIKDVDAIIEKSRQAGVKALVSVTEHANEFERLIHLSERYADFVMPCFGIHPVQSTEQGHHSVSLQDLEPVLPVFEKFKDKLVAIGEIGLDFTPWLASTWQEREEQKRVFRMQLDAAKRFGLPVNVHSRSAGRQTISFLKEQGVQNVLLHNFAGRLSAALEGVQAGYFFSFPPAVARNDQRVKLIQHIPLENICLETDSPSLGPNLQSHLDILVLCL